The Streptomyces cyaneogriseus subsp. noncyanogenus region GTGGGCCTGGGGGTGCGCGCCTGCCAGGCCGGGCACCGGGTGCTCTTCGCGACCGCCGCCCAGTGGGCCGCACGGCTGGCGGAGGCGCGGGCGGCGGACCGGCTCGCCGAGGAGCTGGCCGCGCTCGACGCCTACCCGCTGCTCATCGTCGACGAGGTCGGGTACGTCCCCTTCGACGCGGACGCCTCCCGGCTGCTGTTCCAGCTGGTCGCCCACCGCTACGAGCGCGGCTCGCTGCTGGTGACCGGCGACCGGCCGCCCGCCCGCTTCGGGGAGGTCTTCGCCGGTCCGGCAGGGCCCGCGCTGGTGGACCGGCTGGTGCACCGCGCCGAGATCGTGCGGATCGAGGGGGACAGCTACCGGATGCGACGCGCTACTTCAGCGTGGGCAGACTGATGGTGTTGATCAGCGGCCCTTCGATGGTGATGCCCTCGCTGACCAGCGGATCCGCGGCGGCCGGCAGGGGGAGCGGCAGCGGCAGCACCGAGGCTGCCGCCGCGGCCACGGGGGAGAAGGCGGCGACGAGGACGGAGGACAGCAGGACGGCGCCGGTGGCGACGAGCGCGGCGCGGGTACGGGCGGGAAGCTTGTGACTCATGAGGGAACCAGGACCTTTCGCGGACGGTGAGCGCGGACGGTGAGCGGGCGTGCGCGCCGCGAGCGGGCCGGTACCGGGGTCGCCGGTACCGGCCCGAGGCGTCGGCGGGCGCGCCTCAGATCTGCGGTGTCTCCAGGACCAGCCCGGCGATGTCGATGCTGAAGGCGGCGGCCTGGCCGGCGAAGGCGCCGATCAGCACGGCGGTGGAGGTCAGGACGGTGGCGACACGGCGAACGGCACGCATGGCGTTTCCTCTCTGTTGCGCGTGAGCGGGCCCGTCTTCGCTCGCGTCTGCGCTCGCTCGGGGCCCGATCAGGACACCGGGTGGCTGCCCGGCGGCCCACACGGCGATGCGAAAGCCCCGCGAAGCTCGCCCAAGTGGGGGAAATCCCGGTGCGGCGCGCATGAAAGCGCCGGTACGCCCGAAAGGGGGCGACAGGCGGCACCGGGTTGCCTCAGCCGGTGTCGTCCGCCAGTTCGGCCACCCCCGTGATCCGGTGCAGCGGATAGGTGCGGACCTCGTCGGCGGTGTGGTCGTAGGCCGTGACGAAGCCGCCCTCCACGCGGACCGGCGCGATGACACGCTGGCTGGCGGCGCCCTCGGCGTTGACGTATCCGATCCACAGCGCCTCGCCGGTCAGCACCGCGGCCTGCACGGTGGCGAGGGTCTCGGCGGGGCTGGTGCGGGGCAGCTCGCCGGGGGCCGGGTCACCGGCGCCCGGGCTCGGCTTGCGCGGCGTGGTGGAGGCCAGGTCACCGGCCCGGATGGCGCGGATCGCGGCGCTCAGCAGCGTGTCGTCGGGGACCGGCGGACCGTCGGGGACCGGCTCCGGGGGTGTGCGCGGCGGGGTGCGGTGGGCGTCGGCGCGGGTGATCAGCACATCGCCCTCGGCGGACTCGGCGGCCGGGGCGAACCCCATCGCCCGCAGCCCCTCCAGCAGCGCTGCCGGGTCGGCCTGCGCGGCCAGCACGGTCGGCGCGAGGCGGCGCAGGCCCAGCCCGGCGGCCCGCCGGTCGGCGAGGATCTCGCTGAGCATCGCGTCGTCGTCGCAGCGCACGTACGCCGAGGCCGCGCCCACCCGCAGGTGCCCGTGCCGGCGGGCCACGTCGTCGATCAGGTACGCCAGCGGCTGCGGCACCGGCGTGCGGGAGTGCGCGGCGAGGAAGGCGTGCAGGTCGGCGGCGGTCCGCCCGGAGTCCAGCGCGCGCCGCACCGAACCGGGGGTGAACCGGTAGACGGTGGCCCCGCCCTTGGACTCGACGTCCGCGAAAACGCCCAGCAGGTCCGCGAGCGGCCTGCGCAGCGGCCCCGGCGCCACCGCCGTCAGGTCGGCCTGGAGCAGCACGTGGTCCAGCGGCTCGGGGAGCAGGGGCGCCAGGAGCCGGGCGGCGGCGGCCGTGCGGGCGGCCTGCTCGGCCGGGGAGGGGGACGCGGGCGCGGGCGGCGTGCGGTGGTGCACGGGCAGCTTGTCGCCCGGCCCGGCCGGTTCGGCCTCCGACGCGTGGCGCGCCTCGGGAGCGCCGATCAGCGCCCGCCCCGGCGCCGACAGCGCGCCGCGCCCGGTGACGCCCAGCAGTTCGGCCTCCGTCAGCGTCCAGCGCGCCAGCCGGGTCCGCAGGTCCTCCTCCCGGCGCTGGGGGCGCTCCCAGGCCAGCCGGGCCAGCACCGACTCCTCGGCCGGGGCGGCGCCCTCGGGCAGCCCCGCCAGCAGCGTCAGCACCCGGTGGCGCACCTCCGGCGCCGCCGAGCGGTCGAGTCCCGGGCCCAGCGCGGACAGGGCGCGGTCCTTGGCGTCCCGTCCGCCGACCAGTCCGGCGGTGCGGGTGGCCGCCAGCCAGGCCCCGGCCAGCCGCGCCCAGCGCTCGGCGGGGGGCAGCTCGCGCCACTCGTCGTAGGCGGGGGTCGCCGCGTACCGCTCGTCGGCCTCCCCGTCGGAGGCCAGCAGCCCGGCGGCGTAGGCGAGTTCGACCCAGAACGCGGCGACCGGCTCGGGCACGTCCAGGGCGACCGCGGTCCGCTTCAGGTCGCGGACGCTGAGCCCGCCGGCCCGCAGCACGGCGGGGCCGCCCTCGTCCCAGTCCTTCAACAGGTCCTCGACGGTCGCCAGCGCCGCCAGGGCCTGCCCGGCCGCGGTCGCGTCCACCACCTGCGGACGGTGGGTGGCGGCGGCCGTCACGGGCGGCGGCAGCGGCTCGGGCGCGCGGTGCGCCCGCCCGCCGCGCAGGTGCAGGGCGACCTCGCGGGGCAGGACGACCGTGCCGGGCGCGGTCGGCAGCAGCAGGCCGCGGTCGAGCAGCCAGCGCAGGTGCGGCGCGGGGTCGGCGGTGACCTGGCCGTAGGGCGGGCCCCAGGCCAGGCGCTCCAGTACGTCGCGGGAGGCGGCCGGGGCCCCGGCGAGCAGCTCCGCCATCCGGGCCCGGTCGGTGAACAGGGCGGTGAGCGCGGCGACGGCGGAGACGGAGTCGTGGGTGGAGGGCAGACCGGCGGCGGTGAGGAGTTCCTGGATGCGGCCGGGGGACATCCCCGCGGCGGCCTCCTGCGCGGTGGGGCCGAGCCCGGTCGGGGAGGGGTGCTGGGGGGAGGGCGCGAGGAGTTCCCGGGCCGTGCGCACCAGCCGCAGCCGGTCGTCGCCGCCCCACACCAGGGCCTGTTCGCGCAGGGAGGCGAGGGCGCGGGGCAGGGCGGCGGCGACGGCCGGGTCGGCCGTCTCGCCGGGGTCCCCGGCCATGAGTCCGAGCAGTTCGTCGTAGGTGGCCGGGTCCGCGGCGACGGCCAGGGCCTGGGCCGTCTGGAGCGCGAACCGGTCCAGCCGCTCCAGGGCCCGCACCACCGAGGCGCGGGTGCCGGCCCGGGTGGCGAGCTGGGTGAGGTCCGTGGGGACGGGGGTGATGAGATCGGGGCGGCTGCGCAGGAGGGCGGCCAGGGAGGCGTCGTCGCGGGCGCGCAGGGCCTCCGCCAGGGACCGCGGGGCTGCCGGCTTCTCCTCGGTGCTCATCCGGCCAACGTTAGCGGGTCCCCTTCGCCGGGTGGACCGGTCGCGGAGGGGCGAGCCCCGCCCGGCGGGCGCGGGCCCGCCCGGGACACGCGGTACGGTCGTCCGACGAGGCATCACCCACCGCACGCCCCGGAGGGATCCGTGGGGATCGAGAGCGATCAGGTCGTCTACGAGTATCTGAGCCGCGTCGGCGACGTGGCGCAGCAGCGGCAGTTGCCGTCGGCCGCCCGCATGCGGCTGGTCGCCGAACTGCGCAACGAGATCGACCGGCGGCGGTCGAAGGCGGTCGTGGACAGTCCGGCCGCCGTGCGCCGCATCCTGGACCGGATGGGCAGCCCCGACGAGATCGTGGAGGCCGCGGGCGGCGGTGGCGCCGGAGTCCCGCAGGAGCCCGCCGCCGCGGTGCCGCCCCAACGCGCCGGCGCGACCGGCGCCACCGGTACCACCGGCGGGGACGGTACGGACGGTGCGCGCGGCGCGGACGACGGTGACGCGGCGCGCGGCGGGCGGCAGCGCAAGGGTCTGCGCCGGGTCGTACCGCGTCCCCGGTCCGCGGTGCCGCCCGCCGCGGCGCCGTCCCCGCCGCATCTGGCGAGCGCCCGGGAGCTCGGCAAGAGCGCGGAGCGGCCGGACTGGTGGCGGGTGGAGGACGGCGGGCCGTTCGACGTCGGGGACGGGGTGCCGGGCTTCGTCGGCGGGGTGGAGATCCCGGAGCTGCTCAAGTCCCCGCCGCCGAAGGAGGACGACGGGACCGGGGGGAAGGCGGCCGCGACCGCGCCGGCCGCGGAGAAGGCCGCGGAGAAGGCCGCACCCGCCGCGCCCGCCGTCCGGCGCCGCCGTCTGCCCCGGCTGTGGCCGGAGGGCGGCGTGGGCAGTCCGCTGCCGCTGCTCGCCGCCGCGCTGCTGGTGGCCGGTGCCGTGCTGGGCCATCTGGTGCCGCTGGCCCTCGGCTGGCTCATCGTCCACCTCTCCCGGCGGCTGAGCCCGGCCGAGACCAAGTGGGCGGTGCTGGGGCTGCCCGGGTCGGTCGCCGCGGCCTGGGCCGTGTGGCTGTGGGGCCGCGTGGACGGCCGCTGGGGCGAGCCGGTCGCCGAGGGGCGGCTGGGCGACGCCGTCGCCGGGTCGTGGCCGTGGGTACTGCGCGGCGCGGCCGTCGCGTCGGCGCTGTATCTGGTCTGGCGGGCCCGCCGCCCGCGGGGATGACGCCGGGGGCGGCGGGCCGCCCGGGTCACCCGGCCAGCTCGGCTTCCAGCTCGTCGAGGATCTGGTGGGCGGCGGTGTAGCCCATGCCCATGAACCACAGGTCGTCGTCGACGTGGAAGGCGCGGCCCGCCTCGACGGCCTTCATGTTCTTCCACAGCGCGCTCTTGACGGCCTTGGACTCCCCGGACTTGGCGGCGTCCCCGAAGGACGTGTAGAAGACCGCGTCGGCGTCGGCCTGGTCGACCTGCTCGGGGCTGACCTCGTACGCGAAGCCGTCCTCGGCCTTGTCCACGACGGCGGGGCGGCCCACCCCGGCGTCCGCCAGGACCGTGCCGATGTAGCTCTTGCGGCCGTACAGGCGCATGTCGCCGCCCTCGATGAAGCGGGCCGCGCTGACGGTGGTGGCGGCCGCCTTCTCCTTGCCGCCGAGCGCCTCGACGACCTCCGCGGCGTGCCGGGCGTAGTCGGCGACGACCTTCTTGCCCTCGGCCTCCTTGCCCAGGGCCTCGGCGTGCACCAGGAAGTTCTCCTTCCAGGGGTAGCCGGTGGTCTCGGTGAAGACGGTGGGGGCGATCTTCGACAGCTCGTCGTAGCGGTCGGCGTCGCGCACCTTGCTGCTGAGGATCAGGTCCGGCTTCAGCGAGGCGATCTTCTCCAGGTTGGGCGCGGCGATGTTGCCGACGTTCGCGATGCCCTCGGTCTTCTCCTTCGGCAGGTAGCCGGGGAAGCCGTCGGCGACGTCGGCGTGGGTGGCGCCGACCGGCTTGACGCCGAGCGTGATCGCGGAGTCCAGCTCGCCGGTGTCCAGGACGACGACCCGCTGCGGGGCGTCGGGCACCTTCACGTCGCCCATGACGGTCTTGACGGTGCGCGTGCCGCCGTCACCGGCGGCCTTCCCGGCGCCGTCGTCCGAGTCCGCGCCCGAGCCGCAGGCGGCGAGGGCGAGCGCGCCCGCGAGGGCGGCGGCGGTCGCGTACGCCGTACGGCGGCGGCGCGCGGGCCTGGCAGTGGAGGTCATGCGGGTTTCCTTTCGTTGCGTACGCCGAGCGGGCCGCGGGGATCGCCGGGAGGCGAGCGGGGGAGTCCGGCGGCTCATGTGCGTACGGGGGACGGCACGGAGTCCGTGGGGGGCGTCTCGGGGGGCGGGGACGGCGTCCAGGGGCGGCCGGGCACGACGAGCGGGCCGCCGGTGACCGGGTCGGGCACCACCACGCAGTCCAGGCCGAACACCTCGCGCACCAGGTCGGCGGTGACGACGTCGGCGGGCGGCCCCTGGGCGGCGATCCGGCCCTCCTTCATGGCGACGAGGTGCCCGGCGTAGCGGGCGGCCTGGTTGAGGTCGTGCAGGACGGTCACGACCGTGCGGCCCTTGTCGTGGTTCAGCTCCCGCACCAGGTCCAGCACCTCGACCTGGTGGGCGATGTCCAGATACGTCGTCGGCTCGTCCAGCAGCAGGAGGTCGGTCTCCTGGGCGAGCGCCATCGCGATCCACACGCGCTGGCGCTGCCCGCCCGACAGCTCGTCCACCGGGCGCCCGGCGAGCGCGGCCACGTCCGTGCGCTCCATCGCCTCGGTCACCGCCCGCTCGTCCTCGTCCGACCACTGCCGCCACCACCGCTGGTGCGGCTGGCGCCCGCGCGCCACCAGATCGGCGACGGTGATCGCCTCGGGGGCGACCGGCGTCTGCGGCAGCAGGCCGATCCGCCGGGCGATCTGCCGGGTCGGCAGCTCGGCCAGGGCCCGCCCGTCCAGCAGGACGGCCCCGCCCTGCGGCCTGAGCAGCCGGCCCAGGGCGCGCAGGGTCGTCGACTTGCCGCACGCGTTGGGGCCGACGATCACCGTGACCTCGCCGTCGGGGATATCGAGGTCGAGGTCGCGCACCACCGTGCGGTCGTCGTAGCCGAGCGTCAGGGCGCGGGCGGCGAGCCTGGTCATCGGATGCCTCCGGAGGCGGTCGCGGGCGGTGGGGTCATCGGGCGGCTCCGCTCCGGCCGCGGACGATCAGCCAGATCAGGTACGGCGCTCCCACGGCCGCCGTCAGCACGCCCACCGGAAGCTCGGTGGGCGCGAACAGGCGGCGGGCCAGCAGATCGCCGAGGACGACGACGAGCGCGCCGAGCAGCGCCGAGCACACCAGGGGGATCTGCGCGGTGCGGGTGAGCCGGCGGGCGGTCTGCGGGGCGAGCAGTGCCACGAAGTCGACCGGTCCGGCCGCGCCGGTGGCCAGGGAGGCCAGCACGATCCCGAGCAGCGCGAGCCCGAACCGCAGACGCCCCAGGCGCACGCCGAGCGCGGTCGCCGTGGCGTCGTCGAGCCCGGCGGAGCGCTGGGCCCGCGCCGCCCACGCCAGCGCCGGAAGCAGCGCGAGCAGCGCCCAGCCGAGCGGGGCGGCGGCGTCCCAGCCGCGCCCGTTGAGCGACCCGGCCATCCACACCTGGGCCTGCTGGGCGACGACGTACTCGCCCTTGGTCAGGAACAGCGTGGTGACCGACCGCAGGGCGACGGCGACGCCGATGCCGATGACGACGAACCGGGCCGCGTGCAGCCCGCCGCGCCAGGCCATCAGGTACACCAGCAGCGCGGCGACCAGACCGCCCGCGACCGACAGGTACGGCAGCACCGCGTACGAGGTGACGCCGAAGGTCAGCGCGCCGACGGTGACCGCGCTCGCGCCCTGGCTGATACCGATCACGTCGGGGCTGGCCAGCGGATTGCGCACGACGGTCTGGATGAGCGCCCCCGCCGCGCCGAAGGCGGCCCCCACCAGCAGTCCCACCACCAGCCGGGGCGCCCGCAGGGTGCCCACGACCAGCTCGTCGGGTGACGGCCGCCCGAGGATCACGTCCAGTGCCGAGCCGGGCGGCACGAACGACTCGCCCACGCACAGGTACGCCACGCAGGCCGCCGCGAGGACCAGCGCGAGGACACCGGCGGCCACCGTCGCGCGCCGGTGCAGCAGGAACGCGGCCGGGCCCGCGCGCAGCACGGTGTACCCGGCCGGGCGTATCGGACGGGCGAGGGCGCCGGGGACGCCGGGGAGGCCGCTCACGCGGGCACCGCCTTCCGGCGCACCAGCAGGACGAGGAAGGGGACGCCGATCAGCGCGGTGGTCACACCCGCCGGGACCTCGCCCGGCGGGAAGACGATCCGCCCGGCGACGTCGGAGACGAGCAGCAGCACCGGCCCGAGGAGCGCGGCCAGCGGCAGCACCCAGCGGTGGTCGCCGCCGACGACGGCCCGCGCGATGTGCGGCACGGCCAGTCCGACGAAGGCGATGGGCCCGGCGGCGGCCACCCCGGCGCCGGTGAGGATCGTGGCGCCGAGGCCGCCGGCGATCCGTACGGCGGCGACCCGCCGGCCCAGGCCCCGGGCCACGTCGTCGCCGAGGGCCAGCGCGTCCAGGCCGCGCGCCACCGACACGACGAGCACGCCGCCCACCAGCACGAACGGCCAGATCTGGCCGACGATCGCGGCGTCCCGCCCGGAGAGCGAGCCGACCTGCCAGAACCGGAACTCGTCGAGCGCGGCGGCCTTCGTGGTGAGCACGGCGGTGACGACCGCGACCAGCAGGGCGTTGATCGCGGCCCCGCCGAGCGCCAGCTTCACCGGCGTCGCCCCGCCGCGCCCCCCGGAGGCGATGGCGTACACCGCGACCGAGGCGAGCGCGGCCCCGGCGAAGGCGAACCACACGTACCCGGCGAGCGTGTGCACTCCGGCGTAGGCGATGGCCAGCACCACACCGACCGAGGCGCCCTGGCTGACGCCGAGGATGCCGGGGTCGGCGACGGGGTTGCGGGTGATGCCCTGGAGCACGGTCCCCGCCAGGGCGAGTGCGGCGCCGACGAGCACCCCGGTCAGGGTGCGCGGCAGCCGCAGTTCGCGGACGACCTCGGCGGCCTCGCCGTGGCCCCCGTGCAGGAGGGCGTCGAGGACCGCCGCCGGGGCCAGCGGGCGGGCACCGACGGCCAGGCTGAGCAGTACCGCGACCCCCAGGGCCAGGATTGCCGCCGGGATCGCGACGGCACGTCTGGCTCGCATGGGCGAAGCTCTCCTTCGACGGGGGTGGGCCGCAAAAATCAGGTAAGGCTTCGCTAAGTTTAGGCCAAAGTCGTATACACGCTGCACCCCGGTCGTGCACAGCCTGTGCACGCGACCGGGGCGGGTCCCGGCACAATGGAGCGCATGGCCTCCACGACCCGTACCGCCCCGACCGTCGGCTTCGATCTCGACATGACGCTGATCGACTCCCGCCCCGGCATCCACGCCTGCTACACGGAGCTGTCGGCGCGGACGGGCACCCATGTCGACGCCGACCTGGCGGTGACGCGGCTAGGGCCGCCCCTGGAGCAGGAGCTGGCCCACTGGTTCCCGGCGGAGCGGGTGGCCGCCACGGCCGACCTGTACCGGTCGCTGTATCCGGCGACCGCCATCGCGGCCACGCCCGCGCTGGCCGGCGCCCGCGAGGCCGTCGCCGCGGTCCGGGCGGCCGGCGGGCGGGCGATCGTCGTCACCGCCAAGTACGAGCCCAACGCCAAGCTGCACCTGGAGCACCTCGGCATCGAGCCGGACGCGGTCATCGGCGACCTGTGGGCCGAGCAGAAGGCGGTGGCGCTGCGCGAGCACGGCGCGAGCGTCTACGTCGGCGACCACCTGGGCGACATACGCGGGGCGCGCGCGGCCGGCGCCCACTCCGTCGCCGTGGCCACCGGCCCGTACGGCGTCGAGGAGCTGCGCGCGGCGGGCGCCGACACGGTCCTGGCGGACCTGACGGAGTTCCCGGCCTGGCTGGCGGCCTACCGGGAGGCGCCCGAAGGGCCGGCGGAGGCGGCGCGCGCCTGACGGCGGCCCGCCGCGATCGACCGGAGCACGCCCGCACCGGCGATGAGGAATCCGACCCCCATGAGCATGCTCAGTCCGAACATGTAGGTGGGAAAGGGAGTCGTCCCGAGGAACAACGGGGCCACGGTGACCACGGTGGCCACCGCCCCGATGAAGAAGACGACGGCCCCGGCGCGGATCAGCCCGTCACCGGGCGCGGCGGAATTCGATTGGGTTTTGTCACGCACCCGACCAGGGTAGTTCCCACCGCGAAGGAACGGCCGGGCGACGTCTTGTCACCGGCTTGAAGAGCATTAGCCTGGGTACCGGCGGGTCCCGACGGCCCGCCCGAGTGCTATCAAGGGCCGTTTTCGGCGGCCGTCGGCATTCATCAGTCAGCAGTTTTCCGACGAGTACGAGGACGAGGACGGACGTGCCCACCGGCAAGGTCAAGTGGTTCAACAGCGAGAAGGGCTTCGGCTTTCTCTCCCGCGACGACGGCGGTGACGTCTTCGTCCATTCCTCGGTCCTCCCCGCCGGAGTCGAGACCCTGAAGCCGGGCCAGCGCGTGGAGTTCGGCGTCGTCGCCGGGCAGCGCGGCGACCAGGCCCTGTCGCTCACGCTGCTGGAGCCGACCCCGTCGGTCGCCGCCGCCCAGCGCAAGAAGCCGGACGAGCTGGCCTCCATCGTGCAGGACCTGACGACCCTTCTCGAGAACATCACGCCGATGCTGGAGAAGGGCCGCTACCCCGAGAAGACCTCCGGCAAGAAGATCGCCGGGCTGCTGCGCGCCGTCGCCGACCAGCTCGACGTCTGAGCCGTTCTGTCCGGCTCCCCTAGGGGAAGGACAGCGCGCCGGGGCCGAGGGCCGGTACCAGGCCCTCGGCCGCCGCGCGGGTGAGCAGCCCCCGCACGGCCGCGTAGCCGTCCTCGCCGAGACCGGCGGTGAACTCGTTGACGTACAGCCCGATGTGCTGGTCGGCGACGGCCGGGTCCATCTCCTGGGCGTGCTCCATGACGTACGGGCGGGCGACCTCCGGGTCGTCCCACGCGGCGCGCACGGAGGCCCGGATGGAGTCGGCCAGCAGCGTCAGCGTCTCCTCGCCCAGCGACCGCTTGGCGATGATCGCGCCGAGCGGGATCGGCAGCCCGGTGGTGGCCTCCCAGTGCTCGCCCATGTCGGCGAGCTTGTGCAGCCCGTAGTTCTGGTAGGTGAAGCGCGCCTCGTGGATGACGAGGCCCGCGTCGACCTTGCCGTCCCGCACGGCCGGCATGATCTCGTGGAACGGCATCACCACGATCTCGCCGACCCCGCCGGGCACGGTGTCCGCGGCCCACAGCCGGAACAGCAGGTACGCCGTCGACCTCTCGCTCGGCACGGCCACCGTACGGCCGCTCAGGTCCGGACCGGCCTCGCGGGTGAGCACCAGCGGCCCGCAGCCCCGGCCCAGCGCGCCTCCGCAGGGCAGCAGCGCGTACTCGCGCAGGACGTACGGCAGCACCGCGTACGACACCTTCAGCACGTCGAACTCGCCGCGCTCGGCCATGCCGTTGGTGATGTCGATGTCGGCGAAGGTCACCTCCAGCGCGGGGGCGCCGGGGACGCGGCCGTGGGCGAGGGCGTCGAAGACGAAGGTGTCGTTCGGGCAGGGCGAGTACGCGATCCGCAGGGGCTCGCCGGCCGTGCGGGTCCCGCCGGTCGCGGACTGCTCACGAGTCGCGGAGGGCTGCGCGCCGGTCATCGGCTGCTCACTGGTCACGGGCTGCTCACTGGTCATGAGGGTTCCAACTCTCCAGGACGGGCGCCAGCTTCCCGAAGGCCCCCGCGAGGGCGGCGAGCGCGTCGGGGATGCGCCAGGCGGCCCGGTCGCGGGGGCCGACCGGGTTGGACACCGCGCGCAGCTCCAGGACGGGCACGCCGTGCGCGGCGGCGGCCTCGGCGACCCCGAAGCCCTCCATGGCCTCGGCCAGGGCGCGGGGATGGCGGGCACCGAGGGCGGCGGCCCGCTCGGCGGTGCCGGTCACGGTGGACACGGTCAGGACGGTGCCCGGGCGCGCGCCGGTGGCGGCGGCGACCTCACGGACGAGGTCCCCGGGCGGGCGGTGGGTGACGGTGCCGAAGCCCAGCTCGGTGACGGGCAGGAAGCCCTCGGCGGTCTCGGCGCCCAGGTCGGCGGCGGTGATCTCGTCGGCGACGACGAGGGAGCCGACCGGAGCGTGCGGCGCGAATCCGCCGCCGATGCCGGCCGAGACGACCAGCCCGTAGGGGGTGCCGGCGCAGGCGGCGGCGGTCAGCGCGGCGGCGGTGGAGGCGGCCGCGAGCGCGGGGCCGACCCCGGCGGCCAGCAGGTCCCAGCCGCCCGGGGCGCGGTGCAGCGTCACACCGGGCCGGGACACCTCCCGCACCGGGCCGGACGCGGCACGGGCCACCGCGTCCCGCTCGGCGGGGACCGCGGTGGCCACGAGGACGTTCAGCGGGGACGTGGTCAGTCGTCCTTCTTCTTCAGCCGGAAGTTCCACAGCCCGGTGGCCACGTCGCTGTTCTTCTTCCCGTCGCCGACCCTGACCGAGACCAGGGTGGTGTCGCCCTGCGCCCCGTACTGGGCGTTGAAGAACACGTTGGCCGGGATGGTCTGGTACGTCTTCTTGGTGTCGTCGAGCAGCGGCTGACCGTTCATCAGGATCGTCCAGCGCTGGTCGGCGACGTCCGGGTCCACGCCGAAGGCCACGTCGTCCCTGATGGGGTCGACCGAGATGGTCTCGATGTCGGTTTCCTTCAGGCAGTCCGTGAGGGCCTTGGTGGTGAGGGCCTTGTCCTCGCCACCGCAGGTGGCCTCGGCGCTGACCGAGGAGTCGCCGACCGTGATCGTCGACATGGGCGTCGGCTTGTCGCACGCCGACAGGACGAGCAGTCCGGCGGAAACGGCGCCGGCGGCGGCGACGGCGCGGCGGCGTCGCACAGCGGATTGCAACGTGGTCATGGGCGAA contains the following coding sequences:
- a CDS encoding futalosine hydrolase; translation: MELPAEEEGRLTTSPLNVLVATAVPAERDAVARAASGPVREVSRPGVTLHRAPGGWDLLAAGVGPALAAASTAAALTAAACAGTPYGLVVSAGIGGGFAPHAPVGSLVVADEITAADLGAETAEGFLPVTELGFGTVTHRPPGDLVREVAAATGARPGTVLTVSTVTGTAERAAALGARHPRALAEAMEGFGVAEAAAAHGVPVLELRAVSNPVGPRDRAAWRIPDALAALAGAFGKLAPVLESWNPHDQ
- a CDS encoding DUF2771 domain-containing protein; the encoded protein is MTTLQSAVRRRRAVAAAGAVSAGLLVLSACDKPTPMSTITVGDSSVSAEATCGGEDKALTTKALTDCLKETDIETISVDPIRDDVAFGVDPDVADQRWTILMNGQPLLDDTKKTYQTIPANVFFNAQYGAQGDTTLVSVRVGDGKKNSDVATGLWNFRLKKKDD